The window GACACAGGTATGGATCTTTAGGTTAAACTGATACCATGTAGAAATATATTTCCCCTTAATCGAAATTGATTACAAAGCTTACATAATATAGGCTAGTGTGTTTGACATTTACAGAAGGAAATAAGGAATAGTAATGCCTATAATTACAGAATCAAAACTATCCAAAACTATATATAAGTTAGGACTCAATTCTGAATAATGGAGGAAATCACTCTTGTGATTGAATCTGAGATTGAGTGAATCACTCTCTTAATTGAGGCTGTGAATGTGCTCCAATAATTACGCAGATTAACCTTCTGTATATTTGAAATTCCCATCAGTCCATTTCAGTCCTGAATATCAGTATATGTATTCTTTTTCAAATTCTTTTACCACACACTAGAGCATGTCATAAACAGATTATGTTGAAACTTTTTGCACTTACCATCCAGGCCCGGTCCTTGCCCAGTGCTGCCTGTGCGACCGCACTAGGCTGAGAACCAGAAAGGGCACGAAAACATTTCACACTTCTCTAATTGCTTGCCGTCTTCATCAGTTGACTGAGTTCTGCAAAATTGCAAATTCCCTTCAGTTCTGAATATATATCAAAAGGTGTTGGTTTGGCTTGTCACTACAGCCCACACGTGTGGGTGTGCTTTTTGTGGATTGACAGCTAGCCAAGCCTGCAGATAGCACACGTTTTTATTCCTTATCGTATAATTGTATGAAGTTATACTATATTACACAATTAAACTAGCTCCCACATTTGAAGATATATGTGAGGTATTACTGATTAAATATTAAAAAAATTATAATTCCACGTTTTAAAGAAATTGTGATACAACCAACTTAATCACTGTACGTGTGCTATTTTTTGTAGACATTTTTTGTAGTGAATGTTATCTAGAACTTGTAAAGTACTCAGGTTTATCTATCTTGTTCAAGAAAGATTAGAAATATCTATCGAATTAAGATTCATGATGTATCTAACATATACTAATTAAGACTAATAGACATTTCTTAAAGATATAAGGACTTTATGTTATTCTGCAAGTTTCTATAGTTTTTATTGAAGTTTTATCGATCTTGATATTTTCTCAAAAATTCCAAGTTTTAGATCATTGGTATTTCCACGATCTTCGATATTTTAGTCATTTGTATGAACAATATAATCTATCAGACTTGTTTCCCAGATAAAACGAAAATTAGATATATATATATATATTAATATACATAATTAAGAGAAAAATTATTAATAAGGGGCAAAAAATCTTATATAAGAGGTTTTTTTAGATAACAATGGTAAGAGTATACAAATAGGTTTGAAACCAAAAAAAATTAAATAAAAAATTTAATATAAGGGGCACAATGATTTTTTTCGCACTGGACCTTCAACTCTTCAGGACCGGCCTGTTACCATCATTCACTAAACCACAGTTATATCAGCTTAAAGTTTTGGCAGATATATGTCAGTGCTAATGTCACACACATGGGCAGCTATTAGGTCCATTGCAATGAATTATCACAGTTACTAACTTTCATAAGAAACTAAAAGTAGCTTCTCGATCAACCAACTCTTGAACCTAAAACAGAAATTGTTTCTCTCTGTTCAGTTGCTCTGATCCAGTTTTGTTTGTGGCACCAAATTATAACATGGATTCGAACAGAGAACAACTCTTGGAAAATGGCAACTTGAAGGGCACAAGTAGAACCGAGGAGGAGGTTCACCATGGCATGACTGTTAGTGTTCAAAATGGGAAGGTTAGGAGGGTACTCAGTAACCTTCAGGTTGTTCTTCTGGGGACCAAGCTTTCGGTACTCCTTCCCACCATTCCTCTATCCTTTGTTGCTGTCTACTGTGGCTTTGGAAAGGTCAGTGCTTCTTAACTCTGTATCCTTAGAATACAAGTAATTTCTTTATGGCTAGCTTGGTTACCAAGATAATGACAAATAGATCACTAAATGCAAGCATTGAGGATTCATAGAATCTATATATAGTAGGACTGTAGGAAGTTTCTTCAATTATTTATTTTGTTGGAAACGCTGTCGTTGTTAGAAGATCATAACTTTTTATACGATCGAAATCTATGGTTTCTTCAAAAGCACTTGTGAACCCTTGTGACTTTGTGAGGTGATTCCTGAGACAATCTATGTACGTACAGTTGTGACTTTATGAGGTGCTTCCTGAGATAATCTATAGTATATACTTCCGAAAGCACTTCAAAATATTTCGTCAAATAATGCTAAAAGCGCTTTGGAGAGTTCAAAAAATCAATTCAGATCTTTAGGGTACACCTTGAAACATAGTCCTTCCAACATACTATTTCTTGTTTTTCCTAACAGGCTTGGATTTTTACTATGAGCTTGCTTGCACTAACCTTACTTGCTGAGCGAATCAGCTTTCTCACAGAGTAAGTCATACTACATGCAAATTCTTATCAGCATAAAGTTAATCTTCCAATGATGAGTGTACACAATTGTTTTAGTTAATCCCTTTCCACTGGCATTTTGTATTTCACATTGCAGACAAGTAGCATACTACACTGGTCCAACAGGTACCTAACTCGCATTTCCCCCTTTGTATATTTGTTTGGTTGAATTGAACTAAAATTGTCACCAACTCAATTTCATTTTTTATTTTTTTGTCTTGCAGTGGGAGGGCTTCTAAATGCAACATTTGGAAATGCCACAGAGCTGATTATAGCAATTTCAGCTCTAAATCAACACAAATTGCGGTTGCTCAAGTACTCTCTCTTGGGTTCAGTTCTTTCAAATCTTCTTTTAGTTCTTGGGACATCTCTTTTTTGTGGTGGCCTTGCCAACCTAAGAAGTGAGCAAAAATTCGAACGAGTAAGATCTCATTACAGTCTGCAATACCCAACTAGCTAAATTCATATAATTTTTGTCCTTTTAATTCTCTTTTATTCACAGAGGCAGGCCCATGTGAACTGCCTCCTTCTAATGCTAGGTGCATTCTGTCATATGCTGCCTATGTTGCTTCAATATGCCGGGGACTCTACTGTAACAGGAGGCCAAGCACTGGAGCTATCAAGGGCCCTTAGTATCATTATGCTGTTCTCGTATGCTACATACCTGTTCTTCCAGTTATGGACTCACCGCACATTTTTTGAATCAAACGAAGTAATTATCCCTCACCTTCATCTTGCATTATTGCTGATGTACACTTTGTTGATTTCACCCTTTTAGTACAGGATGTAACTTATGCAGCAAGTAACATAAGGAATAAAAACAAAGCTAAGAAAATGGGTTATATATATCCCTTGTGTGAATGATTCACAATGTTACCTTTATGGTAATAAGATTCCCATAACACAAATGGGGTGAGTGCCCTTGCTAATCTTAGTCCAAATCCTTAATTCCAACAAAATGGATTAGTTTGTCAAGAGTGCATTTTGATGGAAGTTTGACAGAATTAAGGTTGGGTGCTAAAGCCGGTAAAAGGCACCGACCGTGAAGGTGTTCTTAACATTGTGAATCACCACTGACCAATAAGGAAAGTTGAGCTATATTCTCATAGAACTATCATTAGAGTTCTTGTTTACATTACTTGATCAAATATGCGACTGATATCAGGAATCAAATGATGATGACGATGATGATGTGGCTGCAGTAGGTTTCTGGAGTGGATTTGTATGGCTATTTGTTGTTACAATAATCACAGCTTGGTTGTCTGAGTATGTGGTTGGCACAATTGAGGTAATTCCTACTATTGTATATAATCTGCTTTTGATGAGAATGTACACACTTCGATCAACATTCTGAAATGTTCCTAATTGTATAAGGATGCATCAAAATCTTGGGGTTTGTCTGTGAGCTTCCTCAGCCTCATCTTAGTTCCAATTCTTGGAAATGCAGCGGAGCATGCAGGTTCAATCATATTTGCTCTTAAAAACAAATTGGTGAGTAACACTATACATAATAATATTGTACACCAAATAGTATTTCAGGTTTTCCCTTCCCTTTTTTAAAATGCCAAGTACAATTCTTTGCATTCATAAACTTTACATGATTTTCCTCAAAAAAACTCTACATGATTTCCTTTTTGCTCAATTGCAGGATATATCTTTAGGAGTCTCTCTGGGATCTGCAACTCAGATCGCCATGTTTGTGGTGCGAGTTCATAATCAAAGCTAAAAACTTCATGAGTTCTTGAAGCTATTTTAACTTCCTGAGCTAAACATTATGAGACTTCTGTTAATTGTCACTAATAGGTGCCAGCGTGCGTCGTTGTTGCTTGGATAATGGGCATTAACATGGATATCAACTTCAATCTCATCGAGACGGTGTCTCTTACTCTAGCAGTGATCACCACATCCATAGCTTTGCAGGTAACTTTCACATTAACATTCATAACTTCGTAAATATATGTTGGAGTCTTCTAAATCGTATTCCTTTTGTTTTACAGGATGGAACTTCCCATTATGTGAAAGGGCTGATTCTTATTCTTTGCTACATTGTTATTGGGATCTGCTTCTTGATATTCGAAACACCAATGGGTAAGTAGTGAGTTATTGACAAATACAGAAACCGCTGACACCCTTCTCAATCCTCGGAAAAAAGACATCAACATGTAAAAATCATAATTTCTGTTCCTCAGATGAAGAAACAAAAAGGACGAACATGCACTTGAGACTGAAACCATGGATGAAGGAGTAGTGCTTCAAGTAAGAGGTATGAGTGCAGCCGTTCAGGTGAGATATGGACTCTCAGGGTCACAGCTCCCGGAATTGGAAATAGTGGTTAGCCATGTAAAGGATTGAAGCGTCTTTGGTCATAGAGAAGTTACAATCAACTCGTATGGAGTGTGGACTATGGATAGCTCATAATGTTGATAGCATGTCTTCTTTCTGTGTTTAAATTTTATGGCATTGTGGCGAACCAGCTAAAATGAGAGAAACTGCGATGGAACTTCTCAAAAGCATTTCGGCCATATTGTTTCAGCTTTCCGTATCGATTTGCTGGTTCCATTCAAAACCGAAGTGCAACAGACACTATAAAACTCGTTTTAAAATTGTAAATCCTAAAAAGAAAAAGGCGTACATATATATAGATAGCATATCAAACATATTGATCATAATTTTCCAGGTGCCTTGATATAAATTTGAAGGTAGAACCGTACATATATCAACCATGGTGATCAATGAATAAATTGGCATGGTGCCTCAAACATATATAGCCTTTCCACGATCCCCTATCATGCATTATCCTTGAATATCATATTGACTCCCAATAATCTCTGCCGCCTCTCCTAAAATTTTTCTATATATAACCTGCAGTTTTCTCCTTCTTGAATCTTGATGATCATACTGATTCCCAGCTAGCTAGCTGTCTTTGCCGTCCAATTTACGTTCTCCATTATTTGAATGTACACAATCTGAATAGTGTTTCTTGTCCAATCTCCAGTAGCTCAAACCAATCCTAAATCATATATTTTCTTAGATTTCGAGAATTCGAGTACTGATGTATTAGAAGTATTGGAGAGGAATAGATCCCACATCAGAAAAATGACAAATAAAATATAACTTATATGTGGATGGATCTTATCCAATTGTATCGAGACCTTTTGATTAAAACCCAACACCTTAAAAATGGTTAAGTTGAGACAGTATCGGTACAATGTGATCCACGGGCTACGCTTGTCGTTGTTTAACATGGTATCAGAGCGGGTCCCTCTCCAATTACTTCTCCAATTCTCATGGGCCCGATTTGGGTTCATTCTCTCGTCCGGTCCGGGATTCTATTCTCTCGCCCGGTTCCGGCTTCTTGTCTCACCATCGGAATGTTCCGATTGGATTGTCACCAAGTGTCCTTTGGTTCGTTCCGTCCTGATTCATTTCACGTGCGGACTTTGAGTCAGGTTGCACGTGAAGGGGCGGTATTAGAAGTATTGGAGAGGAATAGATCCCACATCAGAAAAGTGACAAATAAAATATAACTTATATGTGGATGGATCTTATCCAATTGTACCGAGGCCTTTTGATTAAAACTCAACACCTTAAAGGTGGTTAAGTTTGGACAGTATCGGTACAATGTGATCCACGGGTCACGCTTATTGTTAAACCTTATCGCTGTTTAACATGATGTTGATGCATGCATGCTCGATCACGAGCGCCCGGCCCTTTGGTATATATGCAGAGCCATATATCAGAGGACATCTTTGGCCACATATGTCATTATTTTGGATCTGACCCGCCGTATATCACAGAAATTTTGCGTGGTAAGTATTTCATAAGAGCATTTCTTCGTAGTTTCATAATGATGTGAACTAACCGTGCAGAAGATCCAAACCTTAACTAAAAGGCTATATATTTTCGTTTTGGCCAGTCGTGTTTATGCTTTGACCTATGAACTCCGTAGAACGAGAGCTTAAATTTGCGTGGTAATTAGCTCGTGACGTATCATCATCAATGTATATGATATTGACGTTGCCCAACTAGCTAGCTCAAGTCCAAATCATCCGTATTATGCTTCCGTACTCTTGATTAACCCACTCTTTGACGCAACAAGCCCTTTTTGATACAAATTCGCATCATCATAGATGCTTATGCAGATATCCCAAAATCGACCTTTGAGGAATACTTAGATCTGGAATCTTCTCGTCGACCTAACTTGTTGTACATAATGTGCATGTTGTCAAAAGTTAGCTAAGTTTTAACTTGAAGTCACATGCAAATACAATAATATATATGGACCACGGTACGTATTACGTACCAAATTGAACTCAGAAATGCCAAACAGGAGTTACTGATTCATTAATTCTAGCTACCAGCAGAACTAGTACGGTTGAACTGTAAGAACTCCAAGTATGATTAGTTATAGTCATGCATACAGAGAAGTCGAGAACTCCTTTCAAGAAAGACGTAGATCCTCTTATTCTAAAAAGACCCTTCATCTTTCCCGACCAATATATGCCTGTATATGTTTCACTTTGACAGAATTATTCACAGATCTGTTAGCCATATTTGATTGCTCTACATTGCATACTTCCCTGAACTATATGCGAATTGACCATTTTTACGATGATACTTCCCTAAACTATCTGAAAGTAAAGATGATCGAAGGTTAATATATGAGTTAATGACCAATAGCCCTAATTTTAAGACATATATAGTAAAAGTTCGTCGGTTAAAGAAGGATCTGGCGTACCTCCTTATTAGGTTTACGTGGAAGTGAATTATATTATGTCGACAATAGCATACGAAATAGTATATATACTTACAAACATAGAACTCGATCGACGAGATCGACAATATCATCAAACTGTGCAACATGCAAATCAGAGAGAGACACTTCTAAATGTACGTATACGTCTATATCTGGAATCAATGATCTTGCCAAACAGCCCTAGCCTGGAGACGTCAGGGAGAAACTTCGTCGAAATTTCATAGCAGCTCAATTATTTGCCCTCCCCACAACTACAGTTCCTTTCAGTGATCAATGCAAAATCATGTACAGGATCGTCGATCAAATCCAGTGTCGTCCATTTCCGGCCATCACACGTTGTTAGGGCTAATAGGCCGGTGGGATGAAGCTTCGTGGAAGCTCGTCTCTCTAACTCTTAGCTAGGGTTTCTGTGACAAATATACTCATGTGGGGGCAAGCTATAACTAATTCTAATAACTGGGTACACATATCAATGTATATGTGGCCTGTTTTGGAGTACGTATATATCATATGACGTCCTACTGGAGGCCTGAAGCTGTCCACAATAATACGATGAACATCGATCTGGAGGAGCCAGAGCTTTATTATATAGCGAGAAGTTGGAGCCATACGATTCATTACAGGGCAGATGATATTATTGATGAGGATAGAAACAAAGTTTCTGGGTCACTTGCCAAATTCTCACTGGCCGTAAATTGAAGAGCGAAAACATAACCGGCGGCATAGGAAATTTGATAAATATGGTTTCACGATGAAAAATTACCGATTTATGATATGTTTCTTCACATGAGATGGCCATCTTGAAACTGATACCAACCCTATCGAGAGAGACTGCATTCGTTATCTAATGCTATAAATTCGCCATAACTTATGCCCATTTCCGGAGAACATAAATATGAGTTGAGAAGTTGGTAAAAGTCTAGGTGTGGAACCCCATATCCAGGTTCGAATCCCAACTGACGTTAATTGGAGTTAAATCCTAATTTATTCTTGGTGACCAGAGGGGAGGAAACATTCTGATAAAATTCTCTTAACGTGGATTAGTCTCTGGGTTTGGAAAGACTTTGAGGATTCCATCGTTGATACTCTCAACACATACACACACAAATGAGTTGAGAGACTACATGCAAAATACCAACCAAAATATATAGCACTTTGAAATAAGCATCATGTTGAAATTTGGCGTTAAAAAACCCTTACTGTAGCTGATTCGATCTAGCCGATTTATATTAACTGCTTCAAGTAAACTACTTCAATGGCGGCTATGAAATATAACTTTATAGTTCTAGATCATTAGTAAGGTTGTATAAGATTGTTTGAAAGCAACTTATAACCATAAAAAGATATGTAAGATATCATATACAATGATATATATATTTATACAATGTATAAATGTAAATGCCTGATTGAAAGAGTCGGGTCGACCTTGAACATAAAATAACGAGAATATATACAGGTATCAGCTAGTACTGCTACTAATTAAGAGGGAAAAAACTGTGAACAAATTGATCACAATTATATCCAAACCATATAAGCAAACTGTGAAGAAAAACTTCAACCAACTTATGACCTTGAGTAGAACCCTTTCGAAATCGAAGCTGGATAGCCGAAAATGTATGCATGAAAGTGAAAACTTGGTACAACTGACGAGCTACAACCCAGGATATATATAGCACACACTTTGGAAAGTAAAATTGACCTTTCAATAATCAATAGTACTACCTATTACCGCACGAAATTTCTTTCTACCTTCCCAACTTTGGAGCTTTGCAGGTTCTGTACTAAAACTACCTGAAATCTCAGTTTTTCTCAATAATATTGCCTTTTATACAGATGTCATCATAAAAAACGAAGACATAGAACCAAGTTTCTGGATTGCTCATACTCTCCATGTGAGTACTGTTTGTCATATCTATCTGAGTGTTGCGCATGCCCTAATTTAAGCATCGAAAGCGAACCATAACCGACTGTTTTGTACTACTCAAGAGTATTAGAATTTCTAGATTAGATTGAGTGAGTTTCTACGAAGGTTCCTATAGATAGCTAGCGTCAGTTACATACCTACTCGACCCTTAATTCAATGATTTGTTTGATATGAATTATGACAGATGATGACCATGATCGACAGCCATGTCATTATCAGTTTCTGGTAACAGATCAGTAAAAAAAATAAAAAATTCAACTTCCTTTTTTAACTCTTTGGTAACTGTTCGTTCTTTGTCTTCGAAGAGTTTGCCAGATATTCTTCGAGGACTGCATGCACTAGTCAAGCTTTGAGGCAGTGAAGTATAACTATCCTTGGATTTACGTCAATTAATTAATAGATAGATATGCATGGTATTGTTTGTTTGGGAGAGAATAAGTTCCGAGATCGACATCACTATCCATGAGTGAATAAGTAGTTACAACAGTATATTTCGATTCTTATCAGTTGTAAGGCAAAGAATTCATCATTACATTGCAAAGACTTGAAACCTAGTACAATTTTGCTCAAATCCCACTTTTCATCATTTCTTTTTACAGCCGCCATTTCTTCACTTTGTCTTCATTTTGCTAGTCAAGATAAATCTTCTTTGTCATGTCAACTAAATAATCTAAATTTTAAAAGAGTTTCGGCGGAGAGAGGATTCGAAGTGTACTTAAACCAACATGAATAGAATGTTAGATGAAATTTATCATATTATTTAAGTCTTTAGATAATAGTAAACTAAATATATCAAATTGTTGTTGATTACACCTTGGTGCATAGAAGAATTTTCGGTTTTAGCCAACCATAGTTCTGGTGGAGTATTGAATGACGTCTCATTCGTTTCTTGCGCTTCTAGTAAATGCATTGCCCAAAATGTACGAGGATTCGTCGGCTCATCATATCTTGTAATGTAGAACTGGTGAGACAATGGTTTCCATGGGATAGTCCTAAACTTCCTAATTTGTTCTACTTAGGAAAAAGAACACTGATATATACCAGATTACCAGTAGAGTGTAAACATCCTGTGTGCCCCCATTGAAAAATCAATTGCAAATAATCTAGCCCCTTTTTATTTCTTGAAGACATCTTACCAGATTTTATCCATAAGTTTTAAAGATCTACCTTTATTTTTGTACCAAACCCAGATTTTTCTTGAGGTATTTTCAGCCTGGTTTTGGCTGTAAATCCCCAAAAGAAAAAAGAAAAAAGAAAAAGAAAAGGAAAAATGAAAATGAAACTTCGAGGAAGCAGCTCACTTGCTTGCCTCACTAGAACACCAGTCCCTATTTATACTGTATAACCCTCCCCCAAATCTATATCACATTCTGAGAATTATAGCTTGCATAGTACTATAATACGGTCCCTCCTTGTCTTCTTTCGGTTTCTGTAAACCATCCCTTTGTCCTAATCTGGTGTTGCACTAGCTAACATGGCTTCGAACCAAGCAGAACCATGGCTACTGGAAAATGGTAACCCCAAGGTCCTAACCAAGGAGCACCGGAAGAAGTCCGCTCACAACAGGTCCTCCTCTTCACTGAGGAAGAAGTCCGATCGCACCCTCGTCTCGAAAATTCCGTGTATCCTTCTTAGACAATTCCTGGCCAATCTTCAGGAGGTTATATTGGGTACCAAATTGTCAGTGTTATTCCCAGCCATCCCGGCAGCCATTGTGGCTGACTCTGTTGGCTTTGGAAGAGTGAGTACTAACCCTAATTGATCCTTCATCGCTAGGGTTACAATGAACAGTGACCTCACAAATTTATATGCTATTATATACACCGGCAATTATTTTCCGACAGCGGAATATTGTGTTGTTGGATTGTAAATTTAGCCTTAAATTAAGGATAACGCTTTAGGAAATTATAATTTTCAACTGAAAATCAAAAGTAATTGATTGCATATGCGGTTTGATTAATTTCTTATATATGACCTTAATTGATTATAAATTTTGATACAGCCTTGGGTCTTCGCTCTGAGCCTAATTGGACTAATGCCACTAGCTGAACGTGTTAGTTTTCTCACAGAGTAAGTACAATTTTTGAGATCATTAGTCTAATTTCCAGTAATTACATGCATTAACATTGACTGCAATATTAATTCTGATTATATTTTTCCTTTTAAATTTCCAATTGCAGACAAATTGCTTATTTCACTGGTCCAACAGGTAATCAAATATTACATGCAAGTATGGTAAAACGAATAATTGATTAACAATGTAATTTTTTTCTAATTTATTTGATTTGGTTAATTGAATTTACAGTGGGAGGGCTTCTTAACGCGACATGTGGCAACGCCACCGAGCTGATTATAGCCATCTTTGCTCTGAGCCAGCACAAAATCGCAGTGGTGAAATACTCTCTTCTGGGTTCGATACTCTCCAACCTTCTCTTAGTCCTCGGCACTTCTCTCTTCTGCGGTGGCATCGCTAACCTCAGAATTGAACAAAAATATGACAGAGTAAGTAGATATCCTTATCACGAGTATTGTTCACTGTTTTATTCTATCAAAGTATCAATGCTAATTCTGATGTTTGGTGTTTACGCAGAGACAAGCTGATGTCAACTCTTTGATGCTGCTGCTGGCTCTGCTGTGTCACTTGCTGCCACTGCTCTTCACGTTCGCAGCAGAAAAGTCCATGGCCACCGCGGTCCCCACTCTCCATCTGTCGAGAGCTAGCAGCGTTGTCATGATGATTGCTTACGCTGCCTACATTGTCTTCCAGCTCTGGACGCACCGCGAGTTATTCGAAGCTCAGGTGATTAATTCGATTAATTAATTAATCAAATCATTACTCGAACGATTTCAGTTTTGTTCGTGTCGTATCATTTGATTAGTACTAATCTGTTATGGTGTTATTGGTAATTAGGAATCGGAGGATGATGATGATGTTGCCGAGGAGGAAGAGGCTGTGATTGGATTCTGGAGTGGTTTTGTGTGGTTGGTTGGAATGACTGGAGTTATAGCTTTGTTGTCTGAGTATGTCGTCGGAACGATTGAGGTAATAAATCAGACCGCACAAGATTGTTTGAAATTATTTAGATTCATTCATTGAGATTGTCGTCGTATCAATGACCAAGTGATTTGTTGAACAGGAAGCATCCGATTCTTGGGGGTTGTCTGTGAGCTTCATCAGCATAATCTTGCTGCCTATTGTTGGCAATGCAGCAGAACATGCAGGAGCTGTCATTTTTGCTTTCAAGAACAAGCTGGTAAGTGGAATATATGTCTCAAATTGTATTCTCCTATGATCGATTTGTTTTCAATTTACAGACATTACTAATTTATCAACAATCTCCTTACCAGATTGGATTCGATAACATTTTTTTTCCCGATGATTTGATAACATTGTGAACCACATTTTTAACTGAAATGAAACTTACTTTTATTCATCAGAAGTTTCACATTACATTCTTGATGGCATCTACGTACAATGTGTAGCATTTTGTATAACTGTAGTAGATTA of the Fragaria vesca subsp. vesca linkage group LG6, FraVesHawaii_1.0, whole genome shotgun sequence genome contains:
- the LOC101312752 gene encoding vacuolar cation/proton exchanger 1-like; the encoded protein is MDSNREQLLENGNLKGTSRTEEEVHHGMTVSVQNGKVRRVLSNLQVVLLGTKLSVLLPTIPLSFVAVYCGFGKAWIFTMSLLALTLLAERISFLTEQVAYYTGPTVGGLLNATFGNATELIIAISALNQHKLRLLKYSLLGSVLSNLLLVLGTSLFCGGLANLRSEQKFERRQAHVNCLLLMLGAFCHMLPMLLQYAGDSTVTGGQALELSRALSIIMLFSYATYLFFQLWTHRTFFESNEESNDDDDDDVAAVGFWSGFVWLFVVTIITAWLSEYVVGTIEDASKSWGLSVSFLSLILVPILGNAAEHAGSIIFALKNKLDISLGVSLGSATQIAMFVVPACVVVAWIMGINMDINFNLIETVSLTLAVITTSIALQDGTSHYVKGLILILCYIVIGICFLIFETPMDEETKRTNMHLRLKPWMKE
- the LOC101307313 gene encoding vacuolar cation/proton exchanger 1-like, with product MASNQAEPWLLENGNPKVLTKEHRKKSAHNRSSSSLRKKSDRTLVSKIPCILLRQFLANLQEVILGTKLSVLFPAIPAAIVADSVGFGRPWVFALSLIGLMPLAERVSFLTEQIAYFTGPTVGGLLNATCGNATELIIAIFALSQHKIAVVKYSLLGSILSNLLLVLGTSLFCGGIANLRIEQKYDRRQADVNSLMLLLALLCHLLPLLFTFAAEKSMATAVPTLHLSRASSVVMMIAYAAYIVFQLWTHRELFEAQESEDDDDVAEEEEAVIGFWSGFVWLVGMTGVIALLSEYVVGTIEEASDSWGLSVSFISIILLPIVGNAAEHAGAVIFAFKNKLDITLGVALGSATQIAMFVVPFCVIVAWIMGIDMDLNFSLLETGSLALSILATAFTLQDGTSHYLKGLILLLCYIIIGACFFVSNATLNAPNTVNLGLKTSTGSVFGA